In Pseudomonas sp. FP1742, the DNA window GGCCTCTGCACGGCTGGCGCGGCGCGTTGTCGCAACTTTCGTGCCTACGGATTTGTGCTCGCCGGTTACACCGCGGCGATGGTCGGGTTGCCTGCTCTGGCGCATCCGGACGGCGCATTCATGGCGGCGGTCTGGCGGGTGCTGGAAATATCCCTGGGGATTCTCTGCTCGACGCTGGTCAGCGCCGCGATCCTGCCGCAAACCGCCAGCGCCGCGATGCGCAATGCGTTGTATCAGCGCTTCGGTGTGTTCGCGTTATTCGTCACCGACGGCTTGCGCGGCCGGAGCAAACGAGAGGCATTCGAAGCCAGCAACGTGCGCTTCATTGCCGAGGCGGTGGGCCTGGAAGGGCTGCGCAGTATCACGGTGTTCGAAGACCCGCACATGCGTCGGCGTAACGGGCGGCTCAGTCGCTTGAACAGCGAATTCATGGGCATCACCACGCGCTTCAATGCCCTGCATCAGTTGCTCGAGCGCCTGCGCAGCAGCGGCGCCGATCAGGTTGTCGCGGCGATCAAACCGGGCTTGCAGGACCTGGCCGAAGTGCTCGACGGTTTCAGCGGCCGTGCCCTGACCAGCCCTGACGCTGCGCGCCTGGCCGCCGCGCTCGCCCATTACAAAGAAGGTTTGCCCGCGCGAGTCCGCAGCCTGCGGGCGACCTTTCAGGAGAGTGGTCCGAGCGACGCCGAGCAACTGGATTTTCATACCGCGTATGAGCTGCTCTATCGCTTCGTTGACGACCTGCACAGTTATGCACAGACCCACGCGTCACTCGCCGATCACCGTCACGAACGGGAGCGTTGGGACGAGCCCTTCACCCCGCAAACCAACTGGCTGGCCTCGGCTGCGTCAGGGATTCGCGCCTCGTTCATCCTTGTGGTACTTGGCAGTTATTGGGTGGCCACGGCATGGCCGAGCGGGGCGACCATGACCCTGATCGCTGCCGCCACCGTCGGCCTGTCAGCGGCGACACCGAACCCCAAGCGCATGGCATTTCAGATGGCCTGCGGGACATTGCTCGGGGCGCTGGTCGGCTTCGTCGAGATGTTTTTCATCTTCCCCTGGATCGATGGTTTTCCGTTGCTCTGCGTGATGCTCGCGCCGGTGATCGTGCTCGGGTCGTTCCTGACGTCGCGTCCGCAATACGCCGGGGTTGGCCTGGGGTTGCTGATCTTCTTCAGCACCGGTTCGGTGCCGGACAACCTCACGGTCTACAACCCTTACGCCTTCATCAACGATTACATCGCCATGATCATGGGCATGTTGGTGTGCGCGGCGGCCGGGGCGATCATTCTGCCGCCCAACAGCCGCTGGCTGTGGCGGCGGCTGGAGCAGGATCTGCGCGGGCAAGTGGTGTACGCCATCAGCGGCAAGCTCAAAGGGCTGGCGTCGAGTTTCGAAAGCCGCACGCGGGACTTGCTGCATCAGGCCTACGGCCTCGCAGTGGGGCAGCCGCAGGTGCAACGGGACTTGTTGCGCTGGATGTTGGTGGTGCTGGAAGTCGGCCACGCGATTATCGAACTGCGCAAGGAACAAGCGATTTTGCCGGTGCACCCGGCGTACGCCGAATCCCAGCCGTGGCGTCAGTCCATCCGGGTGATGGGGCGTTCATTGGTGCGGCTGTTTCTGCAACCGGGCCAGAGCAATCTGGAGCGGGCGCTGGTTGCCGTCGACCACGCGATCGCTCGCGTGCAGGCCACCGACGAACCCTTTGCGCCGCACTTTGATACCTCCGCATTACGCCGGGTGAAGAGTTACCTGCATTTCATCCGCACCTCGTTGCTCGACCCGCAATCGCCGCTGGCATCGATCGCCACTGGCAAGCCCCAAGGACTTGAACATGCCTCGTGAAATCGCCTTCCACGGCGTGTATATGCCGACCATGACCCTGATGTTTTTCATTGCGGCGGCGCTGGCCTGGGCGCTTGACCGGTTCCTGTCCGGGTTCGATCTGTACCGCTTCTTCTGGCACCCGGCGCTGCTGCGCCTGAGCCTGTTTACCTGTCTGTTCGGCGCGCTGGCGCTGACTGTCTACCGTTGACTCTCTATCACTGAAGAAGGCCCTGATGAAAAAGCTTTTCAGCCTGCTCGCGACCCTGCTGGTGCTGGCCCTTGCCCTGTGGATCGGCCGGACCTTGTGGGTGCACTACATGAACACGCCGTGGACCCGTGACGGCCGGGTGCGCGCCGACATCATCAATGTCGCCGCCGACGTCACCGGCGAAGTCGTGGACGTGCCGGTACGCGACAACCAGCTTGTGAAGAAGGGCGATCTGCTGATGCGCATCGACCCCGAGCACTACCGCATCGCGGTGAAGCAGGCGCAGAGCCTGGTGGCGTCGCGCAAGGCGACGTGGGAGATGCGCAAGGTCAACGCCCATCGCCGCGCCGACCTCGACAATCTGGTGATCTCCAGGGAAAACCGCGATGACGCCACCAACATCGCTGACTCGGCCCTGGCCGATTACCAGCACGCCCAGGCGCAACTGGACGCCGCGGAACTGAACCTGCAACGCACGGAAGTGCGGGCGGCGGTGGACGGCTACGTCACCAACCTCAACGTCCATCGCGGCGACTATGCGCGTATCGGCGAAGCGAAAATGGCCGTGGTCGATATGAACTCGTTCTGGGTGTATGGCTTCTTCGAAGAAACCAAACTGCCCCATGTGCGCGTAGGGGATAAGGCCGACATGCAATTGATGAGCGGCGAAGTGCTCAAGGGGCATGTGGAAAGTATTTCTCGCGGTATCTACGACCGCGATAACCCGGAGAGTCGCGAGCTGATTGCCGATGTGAACCCGACCTTTAACTGGGTGCGCCTGGCGCAGCGGGTGCCGGTAAGGATTCACATTGATGAAGTGCCGGAGGGGGTGCTGTTGGCGGCGGGGATCACCTGTACCGTTGTGGTGAAGCAGGTGGTTGAGGAGTAACTGACAGACCGAGTGGCCTGCTTCGCGAGCAAGCCCGCTCCCACATTCGATCTTCAGTGAACACAAACTATGTGCACAAAGCAGATCAAGTGTGGGAG includes these proteins:
- a CDS encoding HlyD family secretion protein, yielding MKKLFSLLATLLVLALALWIGRTLWVHYMNTPWTRDGRVRADIINVAADVTGEVVDVPVRDNQLVKKGDLLMRIDPEHYRIAVKQAQSLVASRKATWEMRKVNAHRRADLDNLVISRENRDDATNIADSALADYQHAQAQLDAAELNLQRTEVRAAVDGYVTNLNVHRGDYARIGEAKMAVVDMNSFWVYGFFEETKLPHVRVGDKADMQLMSGEVLKGHVESISRGIYDRDNPESRELIADVNPTFNWVRLAQRVPVRIHIDEVPEGVLLAAGITCTVVVKQVVEE
- a CDS encoding DUF1656 domain-containing protein codes for the protein MPREIAFHGVYMPTMTLMFFIAAALAWALDRFLSGFDLYRFFWHPALLRLSLFTCLFGALALTVYR
- a CDS encoding FUSC family protein; translated protein: MTPLPAPLRWLYSLEWRRVLFDWARSDGVTWVYIFKVLFAAFLTLWLAMRLELPQPRTAMITVFIVMQPQSGQVFAKSFYRFLGTLAGSAVMVALIAWFAQNTELFLGSLAIWVGLCTAGAARCRNFRAYGFVLAGYTAAMVGLPALAHPDGAFMAAVWRVLEISLGILCSTLVSAAILPQTASAAMRNALYQRFGVFALFVTDGLRGRSKREAFEASNVRFIAEAVGLEGLRSITVFEDPHMRRRNGRLSRLNSEFMGITTRFNALHQLLERLRSSGADQVVAAIKPGLQDLAEVLDGFSGRALTSPDAARLAAALAHYKEGLPARVRSLRATFQESGPSDAEQLDFHTAYELLYRFVDDLHSYAQTHASLADHRHERERWDEPFTPQTNWLASAASGIRASFILVVLGSYWVATAWPSGATMTLIAAATVGLSAATPNPKRMAFQMACGTLLGALVGFVEMFFIFPWIDGFPLLCVMLAPVIVLGSFLTSRPQYAGVGLGLLIFFSTGSVPDNLTVYNPYAFINDYIAMIMGMLVCAAAGAIILPPNSRWLWRRLEQDLRGQVVYAISGKLKGLASSFESRTRDLLHQAYGLAVGQPQVQRDLLRWMLVVLEVGHAIIELRKEQAILPVHPAYAESQPWRQSIRVMGRSLVRLFLQPGQSNLERALVAVDHAIARVQATDEPFAPHFDTSALRRVKSYLHFIRTSLLDPQSPLASIATGKPQGLEHAS